The following coding sequences are from one Brooklawnia cerclae window:
- a CDS encoding ABC transporter permease subunit, protein MSCEVVLPRRRSLAHLLPSGALARAVAGVVLAALVAYAVVVPLVNAVPLTDVEYRVGAQPPSLGHLFGTDLAGRDLFVRCAYGLRISILVALAGALGAIVIGTLVGSTCALVGGRFDRWIMRVVDGFNSLPHLLVGIVIAATFRGSLLAIIMVVGLTHWPQTARLTRAELLAVGVRDHYRVAITQGFTRVQLLRYHALPRLANQVAVAFGLLIPHAIWHESTLTFLGLGLPPHQPSLGSLLNLGQQALLTGNWWTLAAPALLLIITTITITTLINPKEHHA, encoded by the coding sequence GTGAGCTGTGAAGTCGTCCTTCCCCGCCGCCGTTCCCTGGCGCACCTGCTGCCCAGCGGGGCCCTGGCCCGCGCTGTCGCCGGTGTGGTGCTCGCGGCGCTGGTGGCGTACGCGGTCGTCGTCCCCCTGGTCAACGCGGTTCCGCTGACCGACGTCGAGTACCGCGTGGGCGCCCAGCCCCCGTCCCTCGGGCACCTGTTCGGCACCGACCTCGCCGGCCGCGACCTGTTCGTGCGGTGCGCCTACGGCCTGCGGATCTCGATACTGGTCGCCCTGGCGGGGGCCCTGGGCGCGATCGTCATCGGGACGTTGGTCGGCTCGACCTGCGCGCTGGTCGGCGGCCGGTTCGACCGATGGATCATGCGGGTGGTCGACGGCTTCAACTCACTGCCACATCTGCTGGTCGGCATCGTCATCGCCGCCACCTTCCGCGGCTCGCTGCTCGCGATCATCATGGTGGTCGGCCTCACCCACTGGCCGCAGACCGCGCGGCTGACGCGCGCCGAGCTGCTCGCCGTGGGCGTCCGCGACCACTACCGCGTCGCGATCACCCAGGGGTTCACCCGTGTCCAGTTGCTGCGGTATCACGCGCTGCCACGGCTGGCCAACCAGGTGGCGGTGGCCTTCGGGCTGCTGATTCCCCACGCCATCTGGCACGAGTCGACGCTCACCTTCCTCGGCCTGGGCCTGCCACCGCATCAGCCGTCGCTCGGCTCGTTGCTCAACCTCGGTCAGCAGGCGCTGCTCACCGGCAACTGGTGGACGCTGGCCGCCCCCGCGCTGCTGCTGATCATCACCACCATCACGATCACCACGCTGATCAATCCCAAGGAGCACCATGCCTGA
- a CDS encoding ABC transporter permease encodes MSATSIVVGGRSGRTGRRGRASAIGWLVVRRLGWLIPLLAALSLLVFALAELSPVDATAAFLGSRDEFVSAGGRANVEQAVTQLPWWQAWLQWIGGILTGDPGYSMSARMPVADVVSARLPWTVLLMITGLALGFAISIPLAMMAARRPHGLVSQVLDRVMWVIAAVPPFLVGLTLVAVFALGLRLLPSGGTSTPGMPATATELVRHMVLPAGAVAVGQLPWITLHLRKALIETSGDPGVRAARLRGVPEWRVLGRHILPGAMIPVLAITGARLTEVIAGSVLVEQIFSWPGLGQSLVNAALAQDFPLLGVVSMLLAAIALVGGIMSDVALALLDPRTDPREL; translated from the coding sequence ATGAGCGCGACATCCATCGTCGTGGGTGGCCGGAGCGGGCGAACGGGCCGTCGCGGCCGGGCGTCCGCGATCGGCTGGCTCGTGGTCCGGCGGCTCGGTTGGCTGATCCCGCTGCTGGCGGCCCTCAGCCTGCTGGTCTTCGCTCTGGCCGAGCTGTCACCGGTGGACGCGACGGCAGCCTTCCTCGGCTCCCGGGACGAGTTCGTCAGTGCAGGCGGCCGGGCGAACGTGGAGCAGGCCGTCACCCAGCTTCCCTGGTGGCAGGCCTGGCTCCAGTGGATCGGGGGCATCCTCACCGGTGACCCCGGCTACTCGATGTCGGCACGCATGCCCGTGGCCGACGTGGTGTCCGCGCGACTGCCGTGGACGGTGCTGCTCATGATCACCGGCCTGGCGCTCGGCTTCGCGATCTCGATCCCGCTGGCCATGATGGCGGCGCGGCGACCCCATGGGCTGGTCTCGCAGGTGCTCGACCGGGTGATGTGGGTGATCGCGGCCGTCCCGCCGTTCCTGGTCGGCCTCACGCTCGTCGCCGTCTTCGCCCTCGGCCTGCGCCTGCTGCCGTCCGGCGGCACCTCGACCCCCGGCATGCCCGCCACGGCAACCGAGCTCGTGCGCCACATGGTGCTGCCCGCCGGTGCCGTGGCCGTCGGGCAGTTGCCGTGGATCACGCTGCACCTGCGCAAGGCGCTCATCGAGACCTCCGGCGACCCCGGGGTGCGGGCGGCGCGCCTGCGCGGCGTCCCCGAATGGCGCGTACTCGGGCGGCACATCCTGCCCGGGGCGATGATCCCCGTGCTCGCCATCACCGGCGCACGGCTGACGGAGGTGATCGCGGGGTCGGTGCTGGTCGAACAGATCTTCTCGTGGCCCGGGCTGGGGCAGTCGCTGGTGAACGCCGCTCTGGCCCAGGACTTCCCCCTGCTGGGCGTCGTCTCCATGCTTCTGGCGGCCATCGCCCTGGTGGGCGGCATCATGTCGGACGTCGCCCTCGCCCTGCTCGATCCGAGGACTGATCCCCGTGAGCTGTGA
- a CDS encoding ABC transporter substrate-binding protein has translation MKDTMRISKLLATAVAVLTVTACQASPSSSPSQDGSTTLRLAETNEYETLNPLEYTFSITSKFYDSLVAVGTDGLEPQLATEMPTSNADLTEWTVTLRDDVTFSDGSVFDADDVVAAYEAVLDPATESPLRGDYELLTGITATDPHTVVFTLSAPYAAFPSRLTLGIPASEKVGGSILDSSLAREPVGTGPYTLTEWKQGESITLTARDDYWQGAPLIDTIYIGFVSDENARAQRLLSGDFDGAQLSPLVAEELDGQQGLEMFTNPAGDYRGITLPQSLPFFTDTNVRVALNLGTDRQAMVDGILAGHGTAISTPITPSFGDAYNADASFGYDPEQAASLLDEAGWTIGDDGIRAKDDLRFSFDLMYFSEDTVRRDLAQAFASDMAKLGIEVHLLAVDRPQAKEKIANTAFVLGGGDVPYDPDTQAYGDLHSSFAAYDPDDPYSNPSQYSNATVDELLDQARGEADTETRDADYRELQTELVADPPMVTVFVLEHTYVARNLDQYSPIEHVVEPHEHGVAWGPWWNVASWR, from the coding sequence ATGAAGGACACCATGCGCATCTCCAAGCTCCTGGCCACCGCGGTGGCGGTGCTCACCGTCACCGCGTGCCAGGCGTCCCCGTCGTCGTCACCGTCCCAGGACGGGTCGACGACTCTGAGGCTGGCCGAGACCAACGAGTACGAGACCCTGAACCCGCTGGAGTACACCTTCAGCATCACGTCGAAGTTCTACGACTCGCTCGTGGCAGTGGGAACCGACGGCCTGGAGCCCCAGCTCGCCACCGAGATGCCCACGTCCAACGCCGATCTGACCGAGTGGACGGTGACGTTGCGTGACGACGTGACCTTCAGTGACGGCTCGGTGTTCGACGCCGACGATGTCGTCGCCGCCTACGAGGCTGTGCTCGACCCTGCCACCGAGTCACCCCTGCGCGGCGACTACGAGTTGCTCACCGGCATCACCGCTACTGATCCCCACACGGTGGTGTTCACCCTGTCGGCGCCCTACGCCGCGTTCCCGAGCCGCCTCACGCTGGGCATCCCCGCGTCCGAGAAGGTCGGCGGGTCGATCCTCGACTCCTCGCTGGCCCGCGAGCCCGTCGGCACCGGCCCGTACACCCTCACGGAATGGAAACAGGGTGAGTCGATCACCCTGACAGCCCGGGACGACTACTGGCAGGGCGCACCGCTGATCGACACGATCTACATCGGCTTCGTGAGCGACGAGAACGCCCGCGCGCAGCGGCTGCTGTCCGGTGATTTCGACGGCGCCCAGCTCTCCCCGCTGGTGGCCGAGGAACTCGACGGGCAGCAGGGCCTGGAGATGTTCACCAACCCGGCCGGCGACTACCGCGGCATCACCCTGCCGCAGAGCCTGCCGTTCTTCACCGACACGAACGTCCGCGTCGCCCTGAATCTCGGCACCGACCGCCAGGCGATGGTCGATGGGATCCTCGCCGGCCACGGCACCGCGATCAGCACGCCGATCACCCCCTCGTTCGGCGATGCCTACAACGCCGACGCCTCGTTCGGCTACGACCCCGAGCAGGCCGCCTCCCTGCTCGACGAGGCCGGCTGGACGATCGGCGACGACGGTATCCGCGCGAAGGACGACCTCCGGTTCTCCTTCGACCTCATGTACTTCTCCGAGGACACGGTCCGCCGCGACCTCGCCCAGGCGTTCGCGTCCGACATGGCCAAGCTCGGCATCGAGGTGCACCTGCTCGCCGTCGACCGTCCTCAGGCCAAGGAGAAGATCGCGAACACCGCGTTCGTCCTGGGCGGGGGCGACGTGCCCTACGACCCCGACACCCAGGCGTACGGCGACCTGCACTCGTCGTTCGCGGCCTACGATCCGGACGACCCGTACTCGAACCCCAGCCAGTACTCCAACGCCACGGTCGACGAGTTGCTCGACCAGGCACGTGGTGAGGCCGACACCGAGACCCGCGACGCCGACTATCGCGAGTTGCAGACCGAACTCGTGGCCGATCCGCCGATGGTGACCGTCTTCGTCCTGGAGCACACCTACGTCGCCAGGAACCTCGATCAGTACTCCCCCATCGAGCATGTCGTTGAACCCCACGAACATGGCGTGGCATGGGGCCCATGGTGGAACGTGGCGAGTTGGCGATGA
- a CDS encoding ABC transporter permease — translation MANLRFLAIRLASTIGLLWVLTIVVFTLQEVSGADPVAATIGNNASPEAIAAARERLGLDRPVLVRYFSYLSGLLHGDLGTSFRTHNPVTKDLASAFPATMELVMFAFIVALVLGALFAISSLLKWPGAGLGRGLLFVGSTAPTFLIGIVGLIVFYRVLDVLPGRGRTSLSDTGPTGFLVLDGILSGNPALIGDALQHLIMPGIALAVGPALAIGRVLRSSLLETLSTDFVRTATAKGLTERKVLFRHVLRNSINGALSMSALHLRFMFGGVLVVESVFSWGGMGSYLSASLPVSDFPSVAAVTLILGGLYITINTVADLLQSVADPRIAVA, via the coding sequence ATGGCAAATCTCCGATTCCTCGCCATCCGACTCGCATCCACCATCGGCCTGCTGTGGGTGCTGACCATCGTCGTCTTCACCCTGCAGGAGGTCTCCGGTGCCGACCCGGTCGCCGCCACCATCGGCAACAACGCCTCCCCTGAGGCCATCGCCGCCGCCCGGGAACGGCTCGGCCTCGACCGGCCGGTGCTCGTCCGCTACTTCAGCTACCTGAGTGGGCTCCTGCACGGCGACCTGGGCACATCCTTCCGCACCCACAACCCGGTGACCAAGGACCTGGCGTCCGCCTTCCCCGCCACCATGGAACTGGTCATGTTCGCGTTCATCGTGGCCCTCGTGCTGGGCGCCCTGTTCGCGATCTCTTCCCTGCTCAAGTGGCCGGGGGCCGGGCTCGGCCGCGGCCTGCTGTTCGTCGGGTCGACCGCACCGACCTTCCTCATCGGCATCGTCGGCCTGATCGTGTTCTACCGCGTCCTCGACGTGCTGCCCGGCCGGGGCAGAACCAGCCTGTCCGACACCGGGCCGACCGGGTTCCTGGTGCTCGACGGCATCCTGAGCGGCAATCCCGCCCTGATCGGCGATGCCCTCCAGCACCTGATCATGCCGGGCATCGCCCTGGCGGTGGGGCCCGCACTGGCCATCGGACGCGTCCTGCGCTCGAGCCTGCTGGAGACCCTGTCCACCGACTTCGTCCGCACCGCCACGGCCAAGGGCCTCACCGAGCGCAAGGTGCTGTTCCGCCATGTGCTGCGCAACTCCATCAACGGGGCACTGTCGATGAGCGCCCTGCACCTGAGGTTCATGTTCGGTGGTGTGCTGGTGGTCGAGTCGGTGTTCAGCTGGGGAGGCATGGGATCATATCTGTCGGCGAGCCTTCCGGTGTCGGACTTCCCGTCCGTCGCCGCGGTCACGCTGATCCTCGGTGGCCTCTACATCACCATCAACACCGTCGCCGATCTGCTGCAGAGTGTCGCCGACCCGAGAATTGCGGTTGCATAG
- a CDS encoding ABC transporter permease: MTALTATSVQPRWRLLARRRPTRTSRSAAVDYVFIGILLAVTLIGLLAPLLVPYDPVQPTGTPKLTPLSPGHLLGTDSIGRDVASRVLLGLRTSWLMSIVVTGTGLVIGTIIGLIAGMFGGWVDTVLMRFTEVFLALPSMLVAVAVAAALGPGLVNTFIAVSIVWWPYYARIIRGETRALATRPHVEAARLAGVGWFRIMWRHLLPGTVPTAIISASLDIGNVVLVLSSLSFLGLGQPAPAPELGSDTSSSLTEILNAWWIPLTYGMVVMLLSLISNLAGDAIRNRFAASR; this comes from the coding sequence ATGACCGCCCTCACAGCGACCAGCGTCCAGCCCCGTTGGCGGCTTCTGGCCCGCCGTCGTCCCACCCGCACCAGCCGCAGCGCCGCCGTCGACTACGTCTTCATCGGCATCCTGCTCGCCGTCACGCTGATCGGCCTGCTGGCCCCGCTCCTGGTCCCCTACGATCCCGTGCAACCCACGGGCACACCGAAACTCACCCCCTTGTCACCCGGCCATCTGCTGGGCACCGACTCGATCGGACGCGACGTGGCCTCGCGCGTGCTCCTCGGCCTGCGCACCAGCTGGCTGATGTCCATCGTCGTCACGGGCACCGGCCTGGTCATCGGCACGATCATCGGGCTGATCGCCGGCATGTTCGGCGGTTGGGTCGACACCGTGCTGATGCGTTTCACCGAGGTCTTCCTCGCCCTGCCCTCGATGCTCGTCGCCGTCGCGGTGGCGGCCGCCCTCGGCCCCGGTCTGGTCAACACCTTCATCGCCGTGAGCATCGTGTGGTGGCCCTACTACGCACGCATCATCCGCGGCGAGACCCGGGCCCTGGCGACCCGGCCCCACGTCGAGGCGGCCCGGTTGGCGGGGGTCGGCTGGTTCCGCATCATGTGGCGCCACCTGCTGCCCGGCACGGTCCCGACCGCGATCATCAGCGCGAGCCTCGACATCGGCAACGTGGTGCTCGTCCTGTCGAGCCTGTCCTTCCTCGGGCTCGGCCAGCCGGCCCCAGCGCCCGAACTCGGCTCCGACACGTCGAGCAGCCTCACAGAGATCCTGAACGCCTGGTGGATCCCGCTCACCTACGGCATGGTCGTCATGCTCCTGAGTCTGATCTCCAACCTGGCCGGCGACGCCATCCGCAATCGATTCGCAGCCTCGAGGTGA
- a CDS encoding ABC transporter ATP-binding protein, with translation MTMTSLISDPPLASDPAQPDIPPDAVASLRDLKVCLSRRGQQSEILHGIDLDVGRGEILGIVGESGSGKSVMAMSMLGLLPASSHPRITGRLNVVGLDMLRAPADQIRAARQERLGVVFQDPMTSLNPTMLVGKQIVEKAGDQKTAIELMRSVGIPQPERRFTAFPHQLSGGLRQRIMIAMALAGRPELVIADEPTTALDVTVQAQVLKLINSMRDELGCSVVMITHDLGVAAQVANRIAVMYRGRIVEIGSTEQVLNQPRHPYTLGLLGSRLSLTSDRNRKLWALPIESTHPAENGGCPFASRCVAVTDDCQAGIPSLESFGAGQTGAVDHRVACFKASTLDIAELASEEQPLLESLPPVTAGMPLLTASDVHCTFKVRDHRGRRAHLAALRGVGLNLQPGESIAIVGESGSGKSTLLRIAGGLEKQYTGNVHDPGGTAIQMVFQDAGSSLTPWLTAREMLYERLKDKLTKDEKEARAHEIMDRVGLPDEILGARPSEMSGGQRQRVALARATIVPPKILLCDEPTSALDVSVAANVLNLINQLRRDLGLAVLFVTHDLAVARIISDRIAVMYLGQIVEMGQATDVIANPRHPYTRSLVDAVPQPGVEVTPLQGEPASPLEPPAGCAFHPRCPIATSECSALSISPQLTAVNQRSSSDPLRHEVACIREGER, from the coding sequence ATGACCATGACGTCACTCATCAGTGATCCACCGCTGGCCAGCGACCCGGCGCAGCCGGACATCCCTCCAGACGCGGTCGCGTCGCTACGGGATCTGAAGGTCTGCCTGTCCCGCCGGGGGCAGCAGTCCGAGATCCTCCACGGCATCGACCTGGATGTCGGCCGCGGCGAGATCCTCGGGATCGTCGGCGAATCGGGTTCCGGCAAGAGTGTCATGGCGATGTCGATGCTGGGCCTGCTGCCGGCCTCGTCCCATCCCCGGATCACGGGGCGGCTGAACGTCGTCGGCCTCGACATGCTCCGTGCCCCGGCCGATCAGATTCGGGCGGCGCGGCAGGAACGCCTCGGGGTCGTGTTCCAGGATCCGATGACCTCTCTCAACCCCACGATGCTGGTCGGCAAGCAGATCGTGGAGAAGGCCGGCGATCAGAAGACGGCGATCGAGCTCATGCGGTCGGTCGGCATCCCGCAGCCCGAGCGCCGGTTCACGGCCTTCCCCCACCAGCTGTCCGGCGGCCTGCGGCAGCGCATCATGATCGCGATGGCACTGGCGGGCAGGCCGGAGCTCGTGATCGCGGACGAGCCGACCACCGCCCTCGACGTCACCGTGCAGGCCCAGGTGCTGAAGCTCATCAACTCCATGCGCGACGAACTGGGCTGCAGCGTCGTCATGATCACCCACGATCTCGGCGTCGCCGCGCAGGTGGCCAATCGCATCGCCGTCATGTACCGCGGACGCATCGTCGAGATCGGCTCCACCGAGCAGGTGCTCAACCAGCCCCGCCACCCCTACACCCTCGGCCTGCTGGGGTCGCGGCTGTCGCTGACCTCCGACCGCAACCGGAAACTGTGGGCGCTTCCCATCGAGTCCACCCACCCCGCCGAGAACGGGGGCTGTCCCTTCGCCTCGCGCTGCGTCGCGGTGACCGACGACTGCCAGGCGGGAATTCCCTCGCTGGAGTCGTTCGGCGCCGGCCAGACCGGCGCCGTGGACCACCGGGTCGCCTGCTTCAAGGCGAGCACCCTCGACATCGCCGAACTGGCCAGCGAGGAACAGCCGCTGCTCGAATCGCTGCCGCCCGTCACCGCGGGCATGCCGCTGCTCACCGCGAGCGACGTGCACTGCACCTTCAAGGTGCGCGACCACAGGGGCCGCCGAGCACACCTCGCCGCCCTGCGCGGCGTGGGCCTCAACCTGCAACCGGGCGAGTCGATCGCCATCGTGGGCGAGAGTGGCTCGGGCAAGTCGACGTTGCTGCGAATCGCCGGCGGGCTGGAGAAGCAGTACACCGGCAACGTGCACGATCCCGGTGGCACGGCCATCCAGATGGTGTTCCAGGACGCGGGTTCGTCCCTCACCCCGTGGCTCACCGCGCGCGAGATGCTCTATGAACGCCTGAAGGACAAGCTCACCAAGGACGAGAAGGAAGCCCGGGCCCACGAGATCATGGACAGGGTCGGACTGCCCGACGAGATCCTCGGGGCGCGTCCCTCCGAGATGTCGGGCGGCCAGCGTCAGCGTGTCGCGCTGGCCCGCGCCACCATCGTCCCGCCGAAGATCCTGCTGTGTGACGAACCCACCAGCGCACTGGACGTCTCGGTCGCGGCCAACGTGCTCAACCTGATCAACCAGTTGCGGCGGGATCTCGGGCTCGCCGTGCTCTTCGTCACCCACGATCTCGCGGTCGCACGCATCATCTCCGACCGGATCGCCGTGATGTACCTCGGCCAGATCGTCGAGATGGGGCAGGCCACCGACGTCATCGCCAACCCACGCCACCCCTACACACGCAGCCTGGTGGACGCCGTCCCCCAACCGGGAGTCGAGGTGACCCCGCTGCAGGGCGAGCCCGCCAGTCCGCTCGAACCACCCGCGGGCTGCGCCTTCCACCCGCGCTGCCCCATCGCCACCTCCGAGTGTTCCGCATTGTCCATCAGCCCCCAGCTCACCGCGGTCAACCAGCGGTCGTCGTCCGATCCCCTGCGCCACGAGGTCGCCTGCATCCGGGAAGGAGAACGGTGA
- a CDS encoding MDR family MFS transporter: protein MTATPARHTRMSDLPASFWWLWAAELVTWIGRFVVPFMTIFLTKHVGLTAGEAGVVVSTYGIGVVLSSLVGGILADRLGRKTVLAWSLILSVAVLVAIPSVQGSLVTAAFLFVYGLFNGAAGPVIITMIGDIVPAAHRRTAYNYNYWAINLGWAVGPMLAGYLADSNFSLLFYGQALLLVASLVIVLLRVPETRTSITEGSSDVGPLSSSLEDVSAPPLRAGKGITAVLRDRVFVTFTLVMFLYSVVYNQSTTSLPLIMTAQGFASSSYGHLLTLNGLLLCLLQIPSARILGRWSRERVTAAAIALTAVGVGLQSVAGSMTVYFLTVAIWTLGELGSHAQAQSISADLARRELRGRYQGVYSLNFNLATVVGPVVGGFALDHLGARGLWIIAAGVCLVVAVILTLTSGARNQRVASLAEDDEPTPLPQDGDPAEDDVMPVEDSAEDDEPIVTPLACEVAGLTDPEPQPDWTRTAREQGASR from the coding sequence ATGACCGCCACACCCGCACGCCACACCCGGATGTCCGATCTGCCAGCCTCGTTCTGGTGGCTCTGGGCCGCCGAACTCGTCACCTGGATCGGCCGCTTCGTCGTGCCGTTCATGACGATCTTCCTGACCAAACACGTCGGGCTGACCGCGGGCGAGGCCGGCGTGGTCGTCTCCACCTACGGCATCGGGGTGGTGCTCTCGTCACTCGTCGGCGGCATCCTGGCCGATCGGCTCGGACGCAAGACGGTCCTGGCATGGAGCCTCATCCTGTCGGTGGCCGTGCTCGTGGCGATCCCCTCGGTGCAGGGCTCCCTGGTGACGGCCGCGTTCCTGTTCGTCTACGGCCTTTTCAACGGTGCGGCGGGGCCGGTCATCATCACGATGATCGGCGACATCGTGCCCGCAGCCCACCGGCGCACCGCGTACAACTACAACTACTGGGCGATCAACCTGGGATGGGCGGTCGGCCCGATGCTGGCCGGGTACCTCGCCGACAGCAACTTCTCGCTCCTGTTCTACGGCCAGGCGCTGCTGTTGGTGGCCTCCCTGGTCATCGTCCTGCTCCGCGTGCCGGAGACCCGGACCTCGATCACCGAAGGATCCTCGGACGTGGGGCCGCTGTCCTCCTCGTTGGAGGACGTGTCCGCTCCCCCGCTTCGCGCGGGCAAGGGGATCACCGCAGTGCTCCGCGACCGCGTCTTCGTGACGTTCACGCTCGTGATGTTCCTCTACTCCGTCGTCTACAACCAGTCGACCACGTCGCTGCCCCTGATCATGACCGCGCAGGGCTTCGCCAGCTCCAGCTACGGCCATCTGCTCACCCTCAACGGGCTGCTGCTGTGTCTGCTGCAGATTCCCAGCGCCCGGATCCTGGGGCGCTGGTCGCGGGAACGCGTGACCGCCGCCGCCATCGCCCTGACCGCCGTCGGGGTCGGTCTGCAGTCGGTCGCGGGGTCGATGACCGTCTACTTCCTGACCGTCGCCATCTGGACGCTGGGCGAGCTCGGTTCCCACGCCCAGGCGCAGTCGATCTCGGCTGACCTGGCACGACGCGAGCTACGCGGCCGGTACCAGGGCGTGTACTCCCTGAACTTCAACCTGGCCACCGTCGTCGGCCCGGTGGTGGGCGGCTTCGCCCTCGACCACCTGGGTGCCCGCGGGCTGTGGATCATCGCGGCCGGGGTCTGCCTGGTCGTCGCGGTGATCCTCACCCTGACCTCCGGCGCCCGCAACCAGCGGGTCGCGAGCCTCGCGGAGGACGACGAGCCCACGCCCCTCCCCCAGGACGGCGACCCCGCCGAGGACGACGTCATGCCCGTCGAGGATTCCGCGGAGGACGACGAGCCGATCGTCACCCCACTGGCCTGCGAGGTCGCAGGCCTCACCGACCCCGAACCCCAACCGGACTGGACCAGAACCGCACGAGAGCAAGGAGCATCACGATGA
- a CDS encoding ABC transporter substrate-binding protein, whose translation MRAAALLAALAVAVTGCSGGGDDASTSQAPTDGVLRLGFLNDPGQPPDPDIYYAGAGLAITTNVYEGLVRYEAGNSTEAEIVPLLAESWEVSDDNSQYTFHLREGVTFHDGTPFTADAVEASIQRRLDVDGGPAYMVSDVAQVDTIDDYTVTITLSAPNSAFLDYLASPYGLRMISPTILSEQAGDDYAQTYLSTHDGGTGPYTLTKAEVDSGYELQAYDGYWGDEEPTFTTIDMPVYTEVSAMQLALEKGDLHAMLGQIPNASREGYVNSDALSAYTLPSFQVGVFYMNPNRELLADESARKALFEGIDWATLIDQTVMYSGKPSEGNYPEGALPADVDSRELVYDPDALQEWVSSLPAGTAIDIGYTAGSSDAEQMSNLIAAQLQALGMNATAASHQTSEIYGSFASDPANAPDVFVSPGTWPDSNNAYMHGHVFWDADGGLNYLQCSSEDVTSLLTEALRTGDAETYAQAGDAAYEHMCNPTFAWISDFMVAQPWLAGVEDAHNIAAPYTLDFNKLSIA comes from the coding sequence ATGCGCGCCGCGGCACTCCTCGCCGCACTCGCGGTGGCCGTCACCGGCTGCAGCGGCGGGGGCGACGACGCCTCGACCTCACAGGCACCGACCGACGGCGTGCTGAGGCTCGGCTTCCTCAACGACCCCGGTCAGCCGCCGGACCCCGACATCTACTACGCCGGTGCCGGCCTGGCCATCACCACCAACGTCTACGAGGGCCTGGTGCGCTACGAGGCGGGCAACTCCACCGAGGCGGAGATCGTCCCGCTGCTCGCCGAGTCGTGGGAGGTGTCGGACGACAACAGCCAGTACACCTTCCACCTGCGCGAAGGAGTGACCTTCCACGACGGCACGCCGTTCACCGCCGACGCCGTCGAGGCCTCCATCCAGCGGCGCCTCGACGTCGACGGCGGCCCCGCCTACATGGTCTCCGACGTCGCCCAGGTCGACACGATCGACGACTACACCGTGACGATCACGCTGTCTGCCCCGAATTCCGCCTTCCTCGACTACCTCGCCTCCCCCTACGGCCTGCGCATGATCAGCCCCACCATCCTTTCCGAGCAGGCAGGCGACGACTACGCCCAGACCTACCTGTCCACACACGACGGCGGCACCGGCCCCTACACCCTGACCAAGGCCGAGGTCGACTCCGGCTACGAACTCCAGGCGTACGACGGCTACTGGGGCGACGAGGAGCCGACGTTCACCACGATCGACATGCCGGTCTACACCGAGGTGTCGGCCATGCAGTTGGCGCTCGAGAAGGGCGACCTGCACGCCATGCTGGGCCAGATCCCCAACGCGTCCCGTGAGGGCTACGTCAACAGCGACGCGCTGAGCGCCTACACCCTGCCCTCCTTCCAGGTCGGCGTGTTCTACATGAACCCCAACCGTGAGTTGCTGGCCGACGAGTCGGCCCGCAAGGCGCTGTTCGAGGGCATCGACTGGGCGACTCTCATCGACCAGACGGTGATGTACAGCGGCAAGCCGTCCGAGGGCAACTACCCCGAGGGCGCGCTCCCGGCCGACGTGGACAGCCGGGAACTGGTCTATGACCCGGACGCCCTGCAGGAGTGGGTCTCCTCGCTGCCGGCCGGCACCGCGATCGACATCGGCTACACGGCCGGTTCGTCCGACGCGGAGCAGATGAGCAACCTCATCGCGGCACAGCTCCAGGCCCTCGGCATGAACGCGACCGCGGCCTCACACCAGACCTCCGAGATCTACGGCAGCTTCGCCAGCGACCCGGCCAACGCGCCCGACGTCTTCGTCTCGCCGGGCACCTGGCCCGACTCGAACAACGCCTACATGCACGGGCACGTGTTCTGGGACGCCGACGGCGGCCTGAACTACCTGCAGTGCTCCTCCGAGGACGTCACCTCGCTGCTGACCGAGGCCCTGCGCACCGGCGACGCCGAGACCTACGCGCAGGCCGGTGACGCCGCCTACGAGCACATGTGCAACCCGACCTTCGCCTGGATCAGCGACTTCATGGTCGCTCAGCCCTGGCTGGCCGGGGTCGAGGATGCGCACAACATCGCGGCGCCGTACACCCTCGACTTCAACAAGTTGTCCATCGCCTGA